One window from the genome of Parasteatoda tepidariorum isolate YZ-2023 chromosome 8, CAS_Ptep_4.0, whole genome shotgun sequence encodes:
- the LOC107442773 gene encoding leucine-rich repeat-containing protein 15, producing the protein MYLRFLLMKMKFAISLLVITLLVPVEIYGSFDFECPPADLIYPCTCTAFPKSEVVCNDVKSLDTVRNALVHRFKTPLPCLRVSNVHEYQLPHHAFNNITTKKLYLKGSSFRNIDDNAFDGQNSLGLLVLSDDRLTEFPSAAIKHLSGLRTLSVAENFIMKIYEDSVRYLHNLKYLYLPNNRLSSIEQNSFPRSLVGLVLSKNLLTSLNGSVENLPNLDVLLLSNNRLVDVNKQFDGLYQLTHLNLDMNNIHDISDNFNDLKSLRYLNLAYNNLEKIEDGLYPLTKLRKLNVSYNYITEINEDLFKELNSIEILDLSGNFIENVCQAIAPLKNLEELYLSNTNLKNLDYDCFQGMKNLRVLDLSHNELTNIDAVTGHSFPNLRQLYLQNNKLQNFRHGLKNIKYLEVLNIENNEFSNIKKHRFMHNVKLGMVRIGGNPWDCTDQFLDVLKDLETRNTKIVGAPDCYLTENLI; encoded by the exons ATGTACTTGagatttttattgatgaaaatgaaatttgcgATTTCATTGCTCGTTATTACCCTTCTGGTACCAGTGGAAATCTACGGAAGCTTCGATTTTGAATGTCCGCCAGCGGATCTAATTTATCCGTGCACGTGCACTGCTTTTCCGAAGAGCGAAGTTGTATGCAATGATGTTAAAAGTTTGGATACAGTTCGTAATGCTCTGGTGCACCGTTTCAAGACCCCCTTGCCATGTTTACGGGTTAGCAACGTGCATGAATACCAACTACCTCATCATGCTTTTAACAACATCACGACCaagaaattgtatttgaaaGGAAGCAGTTTCAGGAATATCGATGATAATGCGTTCGACGGACAGAACTCACTTGGGCTGTTGGTTTTATCTGACGATCGTCTGACAGAGTTCCCATCTGCAGCTATAAAACACTTATCAGGATTGCGCACCTTGAGTGTAGCTGAAAACTTcatcatgaaaatttatgaagattCGGTAagatatttacataatttgaaatatttatatctccCGAACAATCGACTCTCGTCGATAGAACAAAATTCCTTTCCCAGATCTTTAGTCGGTTTAGTTCTTTCCAAAAATCTCTTGACGTCATTGAATGGAAGTGTGGAAAATTTACCGAATCTGGATGTACTCTTATTATCGAACAATAGACTGGTAGATGTAAATAAACAGTTTGATGGACTTTATCAGCTGACGCACTTAAATCTGGACATGAATAACATTCACGATATATCGGacaatttcaatgatttaaaatccCTTCGATATCTCAACTTGGCTTACAATAACCTAGAAAAAATTGAGGATGGCTTATATCCCCTGACAAAGCTTCGTAAATTAAATGTATCTTACAATTACATCACAGAAATAAATGAAGATCTTTTCAAGGAACTCAACAGCATCGAAATTCTAGATCTTTCTGGAAATTTCATTGAGAATGTGTGCCAAGCCATAGCCCCTTTGAAAAACCTCGAAGAACTCTATTTGTCTAATACCAATCTTAAGAATTTGGACTATGATTGTTTCCAGGGTATGAAAAATCTTCGCGTTTTAGATCTCTCGCATAACGAACTGACTAACATCGATGCAGTCACTGGACATTCTTTCCCGAATTTAAGACAGCTGTACCTGCAAAACAACAAGTTGCAGAATTTCCGCCATGGTCTGAAAAACATCAAATATCTTGAAGTACTGAACATTGAAAACAACGAATTCAGCAATATCAAGAAACATCGATTTATGCACAATGTGAAGTTGGGAATGGTTAGAATCGGAG GTAATCCGTGGGATTGTACAGACCAGTTTCTTGACGTACTGAAAGATCTTGAGACACGGAATACGAAAATAGTTGGTGCACCCGACTGCTATCTCACTGAGAATTTAATCTGA